Proteins encoded in a region of the Labeo rohita strain BAU-BD-2019 chromosome 22, IGBB_LRoh.1.0, whole genome shotgun sequence genome:
- the senp5 gene encoding LOW QUALITY PROTEIN: sentrin-specific protease 5 (The sequence of the model RefSeq protein was modified relative to this genomic sequence to represent the inferred CDS: deleted 2 bases in 1 codon) → MRVPAANSSIRAESGSGEMPENGRSRRKRVPKTCDCCGPNGKPHVPGHEQVSKKRGRKKKEMVSQEEVVAAEEEVVSSSAADSVVTLEADATSEMEEAPSPKEKPDLSQTESGSESTVIVNGLENSAHTNCAHPSDTKELSSTEQSCPVESSSATQNDLIQKPHDSSLISTEPDVSTHSDAMETEPPSLSAGVNKAFWDHHYCKPIAGENRNDSTDQTGQSTALPPVEFTTEGIIECIHEFLEQFYGKYGSFTPLSDTDVLDHLNKMFQSDLNDRMKLITAEVVKYRAGLACAPMHFFQVTYNKHTLTLDDLSTLDDQNWVNDQVINMYGELIMEATNHKVHFFNSFFYRQFVAKGYEGVRRWTKKVDLFSKTLILIPLHLEIHWSLITVDVSKQSINFYDSQGILFKFAVDNVMKYILAEAKEKKQPVFQKGWKMVINKTIPQQKNDNDCGVFVLEYCKCLAFMKPLLFTQEDMPCVRKRIYRELCDCRLSDCLNQDKAT, encoded by the exons ATGAGGGTCCCGGCAGCAAATAGCTCCATTAGGGCAGAATCGGGCTCGGGTGAGATGCCTGAAAATGGACGCTCCAGGAGGAAACGGGTGCCGAAGACGTGCGACTGCTGCGGGCCCAACGGCAAGCCCCACGTGCCAGGACACGAGCAGGTGTCGAAGAAGCGTGGCCGCAAGAAGAAAGAGATGGTGAGCCAAGAAGAAGTAGTGGCGGCGGAGGAGGAGGTGGTGAGCTCGTCGGCAGCGGACTCAGTTGTGACTTTGGAAGCGGACGCAACTTCTGAGATGGAGGAGGCACCGTCTCCTAAAGAGAAGCCAGACCTTTCTCAAACTGAGAGTGGGAGTGAAAGCACCGTCATCGTGAACGGCTTGGAGAACAGCGCTCATACCAACTGTGCGCATCCCAGTGACACCAAAGAGCTGAGCTCCACAGAGCAGAGTTGTCCTGTTGAGAGCAGTTCTGCCACACAGAATGACTTAATACAGAAACCCCATGATTCTTCCTTGATCAGCACAGAGCCAGACGTTTCCACTCACTCTGATGCAATGGAAACCGAGCCGCCCAGCTTGAGCGCTGGTGTAAACAAGGCTTTCTGGGACCATCACTACTGCAAACCCATCGCTGGAGAGAACAGGAACGACTCAACGGACCAGACGGGCCAATCGACGGCATTACCTCCTGTTGAATTCACAACTGAGGGCATCATTGAGTGTATTCACG AATTCCTGGAGCAGTTCTATGGGAAATACGGAAGCTTCACC CCGTTAAGTGATACCGACGTGCTTGATCACTTAAATAAGATGTTTCAGTCTGATCTAAATGACAG GATGAAGCTGATAACGGCAGAAGTGGTCAAGTACAGGGCTGGTCTGGCCTGTGCTCCTATGCATTTCTTCCAAGTGACCTACAACAAGCACACTTTGACCTTAGATGACCTTTCAACACTTGATGACCAAAACTGGGTCAATGATCAG GTGATTAACATGTATGGAGAATTGATCATGGAAGCTACAAATCATAag GTTCATTTcttcaacagttttttttacagacAGTTTGTAGCAAAAGGTTATGAAGGAGTGAGACGATGGACCAAAAAG GTTGATCTGTTTTCTAAGACATTGATTCTGATTCCTCTCCACCTGGAGATCCACTGGTCGCTCATAACCGTGGACGTCTCCAAGCAAAGCATCAACTTCTACGACTCCCAGGGCATCCTGTTCAAGTTCGCTGTGGAT AACGTCATGAAATACATCCTGGCAGAAGCGAAAGAGAAGAAGCAACCCGTCTTTCAGAAGGGCTGGAAGATGGTCATCAACAAGACCATTCCACAGCAGAAGAATGACAATGACTGTGGAGTTTTTGTCTTGGAG TACTGCAAGTGCCTGGCGTTCATGAAGCCGCTGCTGTTCACTCAAGAGGACATGCCATGCGTCCGCAAGAGGATCTACAGAGAGCTGTGTGACTGCAGACTGTCTGACTGTCTAAACCAAGACAAAGCCACATAG
- the ncbp2 gene encoding nuclear cap-binding protein subunit 2 — MSIKLNALYSDSYVDISQYRDQHFKGNRYEQEKLLKQSSTLYVGNLSFYTTEEQVHELFSKSGDVKRIVIGLDKVKKTACGFCFVEYYTRADAENAMRFINGTRLDDRIIRTDWDAGFKEGRQYGRGKSGGQVRDEYRQDYDPARGGYGKLVQKS, encoded by the exons atgtctattaaattaaatgctctTTACAGCGACTCATATGTGGATATAAGCCAGTATCGAGACCAGCATTTTAAG GGAAACCGTTACGAGCAGGAGAAGCTGCTGAAGCAGAGCTCCACGCTGTACGTGGGAAACCTGTCCTTCTACACCACCGAGGAGCAGGTGCACGAGCTCTTCTCTAAGAGCGGAGACGTCAAGAGGATCGTCATCGGCCTCGACAAAGTCAAGAAGACCGCATGTGGCTTCTGTTTCGTAGA ATATTACACTCGTGCTGATGCCGAGAACGCCATGAGGTTTATTAATGGCACGAGGCTGGATGACCGGATCATCCGAACGGACTGGGACGCAGGCTTTAAAGAGGGCAGACAGTACGGCCGGGGCAAGTCAGGTGGCCAG GTCAGAGATGAATACAGGCAGGACTACGACCCTGCCAGAGGGGGTTATGGGAAACTGGTGCAGAAATCTTGA